The DNA segment CCGGTACCGTCCACCCATTTGATCTTAAGCAGCATTCCATCTTTACTAGAAGGATCGTAAATGAAACGACCGTTGGTCCAGCGGCCTGGTACCCACCGTCGATCTTTACCGCTACTTGGATCAACTGTAAAGTGGCCATCGTTAACAAAAGAAGCATACTCCACGTTGGTTCCAACCTCTAACGTCAGTCCGCCTTTACTGACAGACCACACGTTATCAGAATCACCTTTACCAAAGCTATTTAACAAGCGCCTGGTATCAACCGTCTTTGTACGGATGATTTCATTCTGAATCTCATCTAAGAATTGAAATGCAGATGCTTCACCCCAAAGCTTTATCTCCTCTTTCACACCGCTCTTTGCTGCCTTATTTGCGCTTTTAATAAACTTGTCTAACCCTGCAAACCCCTTCTTACTCATAACGTATCACTCCTTGTTGCCGTTACAATGATATGATGCCCCCTAACATCTTTAGGTTGTTGCAGCTTATAGGAAGCACCAGACCACTTAACTGTATCGTTTAGCTTAATGTCGGTACCTGCAGGGAACGTAACTCTCA comes from the Alkalihalobacillus sp. FSL W8-0930 genome and includes:
- a CDS encoding HK97 gp10 family phage protein, with protein sequence MSKKGFAGLDKFIKSANKAAKSGVKEEIKLWGEASAFQFLDEIQNEIIRTKTVDTRRLLNSFGKGDSDNVWSVSKGGLTLEVGTNVEYASFVNDGHFTVDPSSGKDRRWVPGRWTNGRFIYDPSSKDGMLLKIKWVDGTGYWDNANFIFQKMFERSLEKKLQGWIDSTFEGRA